The nucleotide window GGCAGGGGATGACCCTCGCCTGACATGATATACCCGCCACCCTGCTCGATTTATCGAATTCGGGTCCCTCCATCGCGCCTCGCGCGCATGGGCCCGCGTGAAATCTGTTATCATGGGGTTTAGACGGGCTTAAACTAGCGGAACGCTCAGGCCGTCGAAAGAATTTGAGGAGTCTCTATGAAGCTAACCATCAAGACCGGTGCTCCGGCCGCCGAGAAAGGCGAACTGATCGCGATCGCCCTGTTCGAAGGCGAAACCAAGCTCAGCGCCGACGCGCTGGCCGTGGACAAGGCCCTCGGCGGCATCGTCTCCGACGTGATCAAGTCGGGCGACTTCGCCGGCAAGCTCAACCAGACCATGATGATCCCCACCGGCGGCAAGCTCGGCGCCAAGCGCCTGCTGCTGGTGGGCCTCGGCAAGGCCAGCGAGCTGACCGTCGACCGGGTTCGCCAGGCCGCCGGCAAGGCGACCGTGACCGCCCGCGACCTGGGCATCAAGACCTTCGCCAGCTCGGTCTTCGGCCTCGACGCCGAGGACATCGACGCGCACGCGACCGCTCGGGCCTTCGTCGAGGGCATGCTGCTCGGCGATTACCAGTTCAACCGCTACCGCACCGAGAACAAGGACAAGCACAAGTACCTCGACGGCGTGACGCTGCTGGCCGCCGACAAGGCCCAGTCCGAGCTCATCGGCGAGGCCCAGGCCGAGGCCGAGGCGATCGCGAGCTCGGTCGCCCTGAGCCGGGACATGGTCTCCATGCCCCCCAACGACCTGACCCCCTCGGTCATGGCCGACATGGCCAAGCAGATGGCCACCGAGGCCGGGATCACCTGCAAGGTCCTCGACGAGAAGCAGATCAAGCAGCTCGGCATGGGATCCTTCCTGGGCGTCGCCCAGGGCTCGATCGACGCCGAGCCCCCGCGCTTCATCGTCCTCGAGTACCTGCCCAACGGCGACAAGGAAGCCCCCCTGGTCTTCGTCGGCAAGGGCATCACCTTCGACTCGGGCGGCATCTCCATCAAGCCCGGCGAGGGCATGGAGAAGATGAAGTACGACATGGCCGGTGCCGCGGCGGTCATCGGCGCCATCCGCGCCATCGCCAAGCTGGCCCTGCCCGTCAACGTGGTGGCCCTGGTGCCCGCCACCGAGAACATGCCCTCGGGCGACGCCATCCACCCGGGTGACGTGCTCACCTCCATGAGCGGCCTGACCATCGAGGTCATCAACACCGACGCCGAGGGTCGCCTGATCCTCGCCGACGCCCTGACCTACGCCGAGCGCTACAAGCCCCGCGCCGTGGTCGACCTCGCGACCCTCACCGGCGCCTGCGTCGTCGCCCTGGGCAGCCAGGCCATTGGCCTGATGACCAACGACGACGCCTTCGGCGAGAAGGTCC belongs to Pantanalinema sp. and includes:
- a CDS encoding leucyl aminopeptidase; translation: MKLTIKTGAPAAEKGELIAIALFEGETKLSADALAVDKALGGIVSDVIKSGDFAGKLNQTMMIPTGGKLGAKRLLLVGLGKASELTVDRVRQAAGKATVTARDLGIKTFASSVFGLDAEDIDAHATARAFVEGMLLGDYQFNRYRTENKDKHKYLDGVTLLAADKAQSELIGEAQAEAEAIASSVALSRDMVSMPPNDLTPSVMADMAKQMATEAGITCKVLDEKQIKQLGMGSFLGVAQGSIDAEPPRFIVLEYLPNGDKEAPLVFVGKGITFDSGGISIKPGEGMEKMKYDMAGAAAVIGAIRAIAKLALPVNVVALVPATENMPSGDAIHPGDVLTSMSGLTIEVINTDAEGRLILADALTYAERYKPRAVVDLATLTGACVVALGSQAIGLMTNDDAFGEKVRQAGERSAERAWKLPMWDDYFDLIKSDVADLKNTGGRAGGTITAGAFLSKFAKNYPWTHLDIAGTAWNEKGGTYVPKGATGIGVRLLVELATEYASEAASAPQPAAVKAAAKAPAKVAKAPAAKAPAK